One genomic region from Mastacembelus armatus chromosome 21, fMasArm1.2, whole genome shotgun sequence encodes:
- the mcf2lb gene encoding guanine nucleotide exchange factor DBS isoform X14 has translation MSLHEYLREGGEASYRIMNRLSHLIQNLDISGLGSTFPFGPASRKNSWRDWDDEIMQLDSSPLCAADITPDLKKQFAFLSGGRGDNGSPIIVFPEFPAFGEITDREFQNVLTYLTSVPSLSSTGVGFILVIDRRQDRWAAVKGTLLRIAGSFPGNLQLVLVLRPTTLLQRTLSDILFKFNKDEFKMKVPVIMLSSITELHSYIDRTQLTQELGGTQEYCHEKWISHRTAIEGFALMVKKTAQTLQSFGTELAETELPNEIQATTILLSSHTNKKDKMKEDLLLALGQGSRLLESINEPVTRDPDHNMNQDEMENLATVQRLLSQLDETERAFDEFWVRHQSKLEQCLQLRHFEHNYREVRALLDQVSEKLATFSEVGISPAHADHIFCELTSYEERVCEVLDRALALSREGDELIQNSHYAEDSIQPKCIELRTTSNNVSGNFSTRKDHLLKAMELHHCLEMASKWVDDGIYLLASQPVDKCQSHEGAELALQELERYLDNAGQNQLTELSIIWKEYETVLNQQLRDQVEKVFQKQVSMQEMFDKRRVSLKKLAAKQTRPVQPVAPRPEAFIKSPLSSPAHRALQEKNCSETDSGNNCVKTNRHASLTEEEENLAVLRRHVMNELLETERAYVEELLCVLQGYASEMDNPAMCHLIPAPLQNKKDVLFGNMLEIYHFHKRTFLRELEQYTDCPELVGRCFLERMTDLQIYEKYCHNKPRSESLWRQCSDCAFFQECQKKLEHKLGLDSYLLKPVQRITKYQLLLKEMLKYSKGCEGADDLQEALTSILGILKAVNDSMHLIAITGYEGNLSELGKLLMQGSFSVWTEHKKGHAKVKDLARFKPMQRHLFLHEKALLFCKRREENGEGYEKAPSYSFKQSLSMNAVGITENAKGDNKKFEIWCNSREEVYIVQAPSAEVKTTWVNEIRKVLTTQLEACREASQQRAPDQVFQFPPASSGTPSISPFKSAQKGFKKGEEKRADPCSPDAHSSSSPKQTGKDEAVTSPTSDRAAVAKKRFTLQGFSNLKAQKGSPTSPDHKTKRQSDPTPFGFKDAGPPPFHLSRARWLSTSNLLQTKWRGWNKASLSMDASEEHDGYSSAEDPLNSDPEDDNSKKLSAGKYTVMADYERGGPQELSVKSGDMVQLVREGDDRQWFVRNLSTSKEGWITAASLITLIAKSKSCQSLTSSEGSGSGHLSTSSSCSETCANFDIKP, from the exons ATGAAATCATGCAGCTGGACAGCAGTCCTCTTTGTGCTGCTGACATCACCCCTGACCTCAAGAAGCAGTTCGCCTTCCTTTCAG gcGGTAGAGGAGATAATGGCAGTCCAATCATTGTGTTCCCAGAATTTCCTGCGTTCGGAGAGATCACAGACAGAGAGTTTCAAAACGTGCTGACCTACCTTACCAGTGTGCCCAG TTTATCGTCGACAGGCGTGGGTTTCATTCTGGTCATTGATCGCCGTCAAGACCGATGGGCGGCTGTTAAGGGGACCCTGCTTCGTATAGCA GGTTCCTTCCCAGGGAACCTCcagctggttctggttctgaGGCCCACCACCCTTCTCCAGCGCACGCTCTCTGACATCCTCTTCAAGTTCAACAAGGATGAGTTCAAGATGAAGGTGCCG GTCATCATGCTGAGCTCTATAACTGAGCTCCACTCCTACATCGACCGAACCCAGCTGACCCAGGAACTGGGGGGAACGCAGGAGTACTGCCATGAGAAGTGGATATCTCATCGTACT GCTATTGAAGGCTTTGCACTAATGGTAAAAAAAACGGCACAGACCCTGCAGTCATTTGGGACTGAGCTAGCTGAAACTGAGCTTCCAAATGAAATCCAGGCCACAACCATCCTGCTCAGCTCACACACCAacaagaaagacaaaatgaag GAGGATCTGCTGCTGGCTCTGGGTCAGGGTAGCAGGTTGTTGGAGAGCATCAATGAGCCTGTGACACGAGACCCTGACCATAATATGAACCAGGATGAAATGGAGAACCTGGCTACAGTGCAGAG GCTGCTGTCTCAGCTGGATGAAACAGAAAGGGCTTTCGATGAGTTCTGGGTGAGGCATCAGAGCAAACTGGAGCAGTGCCTTCAACTGCGCCACTTTGAGCACAACTATAGAGAG gtgaGGGCTCTGCTGGATCAGGTGTCTGAAAAACTTGCAACCTTCTCTGAAGTTGGGATCAGCCCAGCACATGCTGACCATATTTTTTGTGAACTCACCAGCTATGAGGAGAGAGTCTGT GAGGTGCTGGACAGAGCCTTGGCCTTGTCTCGTGAGGGTGATGAACTTATCCAGAACTCACACTATGCTGAAGACTCCATTCAGCCCAAATGCATTGAGCTCAGAACAACCAGCAACAATGTGAGCGGCAACTTCAGTACCAGAAAAGACCACCTCCTCAAAGCCATGGAGCTGCACCACTGTTTGGAGATG GCTTCTAAATGGGTTGATGATGGTATATACCTGCTGGCATCTCAGCCAGTAGACAAGTGTCAGTCACATGAGGGTGCTGAGTTAGCCCTGCAGGAGCTCGAGCGTTACTTGGATAATGCAGGCCAGAACCAGCTGACAGAACTTAGTATCATCTGGAAAGAATATGAGACTGTGCTCAACCAGCAGTTGAGG GATCAAGTAGAGAAGGTTTTCCAGAAGCAGGTGTCCATGCAAGAGATGTTTGACAAGAGGAGGGTCAGCCTGAAAAAGCTAGCAGCCAAACAGACCAGGCCAGTGCAGCCTGTAGCCCCCAGACCTGAGGCCTTCATCAAATCCCCTCTTAGTTCACCAG CACACAGAGCACTGCAGGAGAAAAACTGCTCAGAGACAGACTCTGGGAACAACTGTGTGAAA acTAACAGACATGCCTCtctgacagaggaggaggagaacctAGCAGTGCTTAGGAG ACATGTTATGAACGAGCTGCTGGAAACTGAGAGAGCATACGTAGaggagctgctctgtgtgttgcAG GGATATGCCTCTGAGATGGATAACCCAGCCATGTGTCACCTCATCCCTGCTCCTTTGCAGAACAAAAAGGATGTTCTGTTTGGCAACATGCTGGAAATTTACCACTTCCACAAGAG GACTTTTCTGAGGGAGTTGGAGCAGTACACTGACTGCCCAGAGTTGGTTGGAAGGTGTTTTCTTGAGAGG ATGACAGACCTGCAGATCTATGAGAAGTACTGTCACAACAAGCCTCGCTCTGAGAGCCTCTGGAGGCAGTGCTCAGACTGTGCCTTCTTCCAG GAGTGTCAGAAAAAACTGGAGCATAAGCTGGGTTTAGACTCCTATCTGCTGAAGCCTGTTCAGAGGATTACCAAATATCAGCTGCTACTGAAG GAGATGCTGAAATACAGCAAGGGGTGTGAGGGGGCAGATGACCTGCAGGAGGCGCTGACCTCCATCTTAGGCATCCTTAAGGCTGTCAATGACTCCATGCACCTCATTGCCATCACAGGATATGAG GGTAACCTGAGTGAGCTGGGCAAGCTGCTGATGCAGGGGTCATTCAGTGTGTGGACAGAGCACAAGAAAGGTCATGCCAAGGTTAAGGATCTGGCCCGTTTCAAGCCCATGCAGAGACACCTCTTTCTGCACGAGAAGGCCCTGCTGTTCTGCAAAAGGAGGGAAGAGAATGGGGAAGGCTATGAGAAAGCTCCCTCATACAGCTTCAAACAGTCTCTGAGT ATGAATGCTGTGGGCATTACTGAGAATGCAAAGGGAGACAACAAGAAGTTTGAAATATGGTGCAACTCCAGAGAAGAGGTTTATATTGTTCAG GCGCCATCAGCAGAAGTAAAAACCACTTGGGTCAATGAGATCAGGAAGGTTCTGACAACCCAGCTGGAGGCGTGTAGAG AAGCCAGCCAGCAGAGGGCACCAGATCAAGTTTTCCAGTTCCCTCCTGCATCCAGTGGAACACCAAGTATCAG TCCATTCAAGTCTGCTCAGAAGGGCTTTAaaaagggagaggagaagagagcgGACCCTTGCAGCCCTGATGCCCACTCCTCTTCTTCACCAAAGCAAACGGGAAAAG ATGAGGCTGTGACAAGCCCTACCTCAGACAGAGCTGCTGTGGCTAAAAAGCGCTTTACTTTACAGGGCTTCAGTAACCTCAAAGCTCAGAAAG GATCCCCCACCAGCCCTGATCACAAGACAAAGCGCCAGAGTGACCCTACACCTTTCGGCTTCAAAG ATGCAGGTCCTCCTCCCTTCCACCTGAGCAGGGCCAGGTGGTTGAGCACCTCTAATCTCTTACAGACAAAGTGGAGAG gCTGGAACAAGGCCTCCCTGTCAATGGATGCCTCGGAGGAGCATGATGGCTATTCCAGTGCTGAGGATCCTCTTAACTCTGACCCAGAAGACGACAACAGCAAGAAGCTG AGTGCAGGTAAATACACAGTAATGGCAGACTATGAGAGGGGGGGCCCTCAAGAGCTCTCGGTGAAGAGCGGAGATATGGTGCAGCTGGTCAGAGAGGGGGATGACAGACAATG GTTTGTACGTAACCTGAGTACCTCTAAGGAGGGCTGGATCACTGCTGCTAGTCTTATCACACTCATTGCAAAGTCCAAGTCTTGCCAGTCTCTCACCAGCTCAG AAGGCAGTGGCTCTGGCCACCTCAGCACTTCATCCAGTTGCAGCGAGACCTGCGCAAACTTCGACATCAAACCCTGA
- the mcf2lb gene encoding guanine nucleotide exchange factor DBS isoform X7: protein MSLHEYLREGGEASYRIMNRLSHLIQNLDISGLGSTFPFGPASRKNSWRDWDDEIMQLDSSPLCAADITPDLKKQFAFLSGGRGDNGSPIIVFPEFPAFGEITDREFQNVLTYLTSVPSLSSTGVGFILVIDRRQDRWAAVKGTLLRIAGSFPGNLQLVLVLRPTTLLQRTLSDILFKFNKDEFKMKVPVIMLSSITELHSYIDRTQLTQELGGTQEYCHEKWISHRTAIEGFALMVKKTAQTLQSFGTELAETELPNEIQATTILLSSHTNKKDKMKEDLLLALGQGSRLLESINEPVTRDPDHNMNQDEMENLATVQRLLSQLDETERAFDEFWVRHQSKLEQCLQLRHFEHNYREVRALLDQVSEKLATFSEVGISPAHADHIFCELTSYEERVCEVLDRALALSREGDELIQNSHYAEDSIQPKCIELRTTSNNVSGNFSTRKDHLLKAMELHHCLEMASKWVDDGIYLLASQPVDKCQSHEGAELALQELERYLDNAGQNQLTELSIIWKEYETVLNQQLRDQVEKVFQKQVSMQEMFDKRRVSLKKLAAKQTRPVQPVAPRPEAFIKSPLSSPAHRALQEKNCSETDSGNNCVKTNRHASLTEEEENLAVLRRHVMNELLETERAYVEELLCVLQGYASEMDNPAMCHLIPAPLQNKKDVLFGNMLEIYHFHKRTFLRELEQYTDCPELVGRCFLERMTDLQIYEKYCHNKPRSESLWRQCSDCAFFQECQKKLEHKLGLDSYLLKPVQRITKYQLLLKEMLKYSKGCEGADDLQEALTSILGILKAVNDSMHLIAITGYEGNLSELGKLLMQGSFSVWTEHKKGHAKVKDLARFKPMQRHLFLHEKALLFCKRREENGEGYEKAPSYSFKQSLSMNAVGITENAKGDNKKFEIWCNSREEVYIVQAPSAEVKTTWVNEIRKVLTTQLEACRVAVPVLEASQQRAPDQVFQFPPASSGTPSISPFKSAQKGFKKGEEKRADPCSPDAHSSSSPKQTGKDEAVTSPTSDRAAVAKKRFTLQGFSNLKAQKGSPTSPDHKTKRQSDPTPFGFKDAGPPPFHLSRARWLSTSNLLQTKWRGWNKASLSMDASEEHDGYSSAEDPLNSDPEDDNSKKLSAGKYTVMADYERGGPQELSVKSGDMVQLVREGDDRQWFVRNLSTSKEGWITAASLITLIAKSKSCQSLTSSEGSGSGHLSTSSSCSETCANFDIKP, encoded by the exons ATGAAATCATGCAGCTGGACAGCAGTCCTCTTTGTGCTGCTGACATCACCCCTGACCTCAAGAAGCAGTTCGCCTTCCTTTCAG gcGGTAGAGGAGATAATGGCAGTCCAATCATTGTGTTCCCAGAATTTCCTGCGTTCGGAGAGATCACAGACAGAGAGTTTCAAAACGTGCTGACCTACCTTACCAGTGTGCCCAG TTTATCGTCGACAGGCGTGGGTTTCATTCTGGTCATTGATCGCCGTCAAGACCGATGGGCGGCTGTTAAGGGGACCCTGCTTCGTATAGCA GGTTCCTTCCCAGGGAACCTCcagctggttctggttctgaGGCCCACCACCCTTCTCCAGCGCACGCTCTCTGACATCCTCTTCAAGTTCAACAAGGATGAGTTCAAGATGAAGGTGCCG GTCATCATGCTGAGCTCTATAACTGAGCTCCACTCCTACATCGACCGAACCCAGCTGACCCAGGAACTGGGGGGAACGCAGGAGTACTGCCATGAGAAGTGGATATCTCATCGTACT GCTATTGAAGGCTTTGCACTAATGGTAAAAAAAACGGCACAGACCCTGCAGTCATTTGGGACTGAGCTAGCTGAAACTGAGCTTCCAAATGAAATCCAGGCCACAACCATCCTGCTCAGCTCACACACCAacaagaaagacaaaatgaag GAGGATCTGCTGCTGGCTCTGGGTCAGGGTAGCAGGTTGTTGGAGAGCATCAATGAGCCTGTGACACGAGACCCTGACCATAATATGAACCAGGATGAAATGGAGAACCTGGCTACAGTGCAGAG GCTGCTGTCTCAGCTGGATGAAACAGAAAGGGCTTTCGATGAGTTCTGGGTGAGGCATCAGAGCAAACTGGAGCAGTGCCTTCAACTGCGCCACTTTGAGCACAACTATAGAGAG gtgaGGGCTCTGCTGGATCAGGTGTCTGAAAAACTTGCAACCTTCTCTGAAGTTGGGATCAGCCCAGCACATGCTGACCATATTTTTTGTGAACTCACCAGCTATGAGGAGAGAGTCTGT GAGGTGCTGGACAGAGCCTTGGCCTTGTCTCGTGAGGGTGATGAACTTATCCAGAACTCACACTATGCTGAAGACTCCATTCAGCCCAAATGCATTGAGCTCAGAACAACCAGCAACAATGTGAGCGGCAACTTCAGTACCAGAAAAGACCACCTCCTCAAAGCCATGGAGCTGCACCACTGTTTGGAGATG GCTTCTAAATGGGTTGATGATGGTATATACCTGCTGGCATCTCAGCCAGTAGACAAGTGTCAGTCACATGAGGGTGCTGAGTTAGCCCTGCAGGAGCTCGAGCGTTACTTGGATAATGCAGGCCAGAACCAGCTGACAGAACTTAGTATCATCTGGAAAGAATATGAGACTGTGCTCAACCAGCAGTTGAGG GATCAAGTAGAGAAGGTTTTCCAGAAGCAGGTGTCCATGCAAGAGATGTTTGACAAGAGGAGGGTCAGCCTGAAAAAGCTAGCAGCCAAACAGACCAGGCCAGTGCAGCCTGTAGCCCCCAGACCTGAGGCCTTCATCAAATCCCCTCTTAGTTCACCAG CACACAGAGCACTGCAGGAGAAAAACTGCTCAGAGACAGACTCTGGGAACAACTGTGTGAAA acTAACAGACATGCCTCtctgacagaggaggaggagaacctAGCAGTGCTTAGGAG ACATGTTATGAACGAGCTGCTGGAAACTGAGAGAGCATACGTAGaggagctgctctgtgtgttgcAG GGATATGCCTCTGAGATGGATAACCCAGCCATGTGTCACCTCATCCCTGCTCCTTTGCAGAACAAAAAGGATGTTCTGTTTGGCAACATGCTGGAAATTTACCACTTCCACAAGAG GACTTTTCTGAGGGAGTTGGAGCAGTACACTGACTGCCCAGAGTTGGTTGGAAGGTGTTTTCTTGAGAGG ATGACAGACCTGCAGATCTATGAGAAGTACTGTCACAACAAGCCTCGCTCTGAGAGCCTCTGGAGGCAGTGCTCAGACTGTGCCTTCTTCCAG GAGTGTCAGAAAAAACTGGAGCATAAGCTGGGTTTAGACTCCTATCTGCTGAAGCCTGTTCAGAGGATTACCAAATATCAGCTGCTACTGAAG GAGATGCTGAAATACAGCAAGGGGTGTGAGGGGGCAGATGACCTGCAGGAGGCGCTGACCTCCATCTTAGGCATCCTTAAGGCTGTCAATGACTCCATGCACCTCATTGCCATCACAGGATATGAG GGTAACCTGAGTGAGCTGGGCAAGCTGCTGATGCAGGGGTCATTCAGTGTGTGGACAGAGCACAAGAAAGGTCATGCCAAGGTTAAGGATCTGGCCCGTTTCAAGCCCATGCAGAGACACCTCTTTCTGCACGAGAAGGCCCTGCTGTTCTGCAAAAGGAGGGAAGAGAATGGGGAAGGCTATGAGAAAGCTCCCTCATACAGCTTCAAACAGTCTCTGAGT ATGAATGCTGTGGGCATTACTGAGAATGCAAAGGGAGACAACAAGAAGTTTGAAATATGGTGCAACTCCAGAGAAGAGGTTTATATTGTTCAG GCGCCATCAGCAGAAGTAAAAACCACTTGGGTCAATGAGATCAGGAAGGTTCTGACAACCCAGCTGGAGGCGTGTAGAG TTGCTGTCCCTGTTTTAGAAGCCAGCCAGCAGAGGGCACCAGATCAAGTTTTCCAGTTCCCTCCTGCATCCAGTGGAACACCAAGTATCAG TCCATTCAAGTCTGCTCAGAAGGGCTTTAaaaagggagaggagaagagagcgGACCCTTGCAGCCCTGATGCCCACTCCTCTTCTTCACCAAAGCAAACGGGAAAAG ATGAGGCTGTGACAAGCCCTACCTCAGACAGAGCTGCTGTGGCTAAAAAGCGCTTTACTTTACAGGGCTTCAGTAACCTCAAAGCTCAGAAAG GATCCCCCACCAGCCCTGATCACAAGACAAAGCGCCAGAGTGACCCTACACCTTTCGGCTTCAAAG ATGCAGGTCCTCCTCCCTTCCACCTGAGCAGGGCCAGGTGGTTGAGCACCTCTAATCTCTTACAGACAAAGTGGAGAG gCTGGAACAAGGCCTCCCTGTCAATGGATGCCTCGGAGGAGCATGATGGCTATTCCAGTGCTGAGGATCCTCTTAACTCTGACCCAGAAGACGACAACAGCAAGAAGCTG AGTGCAGGTAAATACACAGTAATGGCAGACTATGAGAGGGGGGGCCCTCAAGAGCTCTCGGTGAAGAGCGGAGATATGGTGCAGCTGGTCAGAGAGGGGGATGACAGACAATG GTTTGTACGTAACCTGAGTACCTCTAAGGAGGGCTGGATCACTGCTGCTAGTCTTATCACACTCATTGCAAAGTCCAAGTCTTGCCAGTCTCTCACCAGCTCAG AAGGCAGTGGCTCTGGCCACCTCAGCACTTCATCCAGTTGCAGCGAGACCTGCGCAAACTTCGACATCAAACCCTGA
- the mcf2lb gene encoding guanine nucleotide exchange factor DBS isoform X9, whose protein sequence is MVRKTKRSASQWDCGMQMVPLKPYEIMQLDSSPLCAADITPDLKKQFAFLSGGRGDNGSPIIVFPEFPAFGEITDREFQNVLTYLTSVPSLSSTGVGFILVIDRRQDRWAAVKGTLLRIAGSFPGNLQLVLVLRPTTLLQRTLSDILFKFNKDEFKMKVPVIMLSSITELHSYIDRTQLTQELGGTQEYCHEKWISHRTAIEGFALMVKKTAQTLQSFGTELAETELPNEIQATTILLSSHTNKKDKMKEDLLLALGQGSRLLESINEPVTRDPDHNMNQDEMENLATVQRLLSQLDETERAFDEFWVRHQSKLEQCLQLRHFEHNYREVRALLDQVSEKLATFSEVGISPAHADHIFCELTSYEERVCEVLDRALALSREGDELIQNSHYAEDSIQPKCIELRTTSNNVSGNFSTRKDHLLKAMELHHCLEMASKWVDDGIYLLASQPVDKCQSHEGAELALQELERYLDNAGQNQLTELSIIWKEYETVLNQQLRDQVEKVFQKQVSMQEMFDKRRVSLKKLAAKQTRPVQPVAPRPEAFIKSPLSSPAHRALQEKNCSETDSGNNCVKTNRHASLTEEEENLAVLRRHVMNELLETERAYVEELLCVLQGYASEMDNPAMCHLIPAPLQNKKDVLFGNMLEIYHFHKRTFLRELEQYTDCPELVGRCFLERMTDLQIYEKYCHNKPRSESLWRQCSDCAFFQECQKKLEHKLGLDSYLLKPVQRITKYQLLLKEMLKYSKGCEGADDLQEALTSILGILKAVNDSMHLIAITGYEGNLSELGKLLMQGSFSVWTEHKKGHAKVKDLARFKPMQRHLFLHEKALLFCKRREENGEGYEKAPSYSFKQSLSMNAVGITENAKGDNKKFEIWCNSREEVYIVQAPSAEVKTTWVNEIRKVLTTQLEACRVAVPVLEASQQRAPDQVFQFPPASSGTPSISPFKSAQKGFKKGEEKRADPCSPDAHSSSSPKQTGKDEAVTSPTSDRAAVAKKRFTLQGFSNLKAQKGSPTSPDHKTKRQSDPTPFGFKDAGPPPFHLSRARWLSTSNLLQTKWRGWNKASLSMDASEEHDGYSSAEDPLNSDPEDDNSKKLSAGKYTVMADYERGGPQELSVKSGDMVQLVREGDDRQWFVRNLSTSKEGWITAASLITLIAKSKSCQSLTSSEGSGSGHLSTSSSCSETCANFDIKP, encoded by the exons ATGAAATCATGCAGCTGGACAGCAGTCCTCTTTGTGCTGCTGACATCACCCCTGACCTCAAGAAGCAGTTCGCCTTCCTTTCAG gcGGTAGAGGAGATAATGGCAGTCCAATCATTGTGTTCCCAGAATTTCCTGCGTTCGGAGAGATCACAGACAGAGAGTTTCAAAACGTGCTGACCTACCTTACCAGTGTGCCCAG TTTATCGTCGACAGGCGTGGGTTTCATTCTGGTCATTGATCGCCGTCAAGACCGATGGGCGGCTGTTAAGGGGACCCTGCTTCGTATAGCA GGTTCCTTCCCAGGGAACCTCcagctggttctggttctgaGGCCCACCACCCTTCTCCAGCGCACGCTCTCTGACATCCTCTTCAAGTTCAACAAGGATGAGTTCAAGATGAAGGTGCCG GTCATCATGCTGAGCTCTATAACTGAGCTCCACTCCTACATCGACCGAACCCAGCTGACCCAGGAACTGGGGGGAACGCAGGAGTACTGCCATGAGAAGTGGATATCTCATCGTACT GCTATTGAAGGCTTTGCACTAATGGTAAAAAAAACGGCACAGACCCTGCAGTCATTTGGGACTGAGCTAGCTGAAACTGAGCTTCCAAATGAAATCCAGGCCACAACCATCCTGCTCAGCTCACACACCAacaagaaagacaaaatgaag GAGGATCTGCTGCTGGCTCTGGGTCAGGGTAGCAGGTTGTTGGAGAGCATCAATGAGCCTGTGACACGAGACCCTGACCATAATATGAACCAGGATGAAATGGAGAACCTGGCTACAGTGCAGAG GCTGCTGTCTCAGCTGGATGAAACAGAAAGGGCTTTCGATGAGTTCTGGGTGAGGCATCAGAGCAAACTGGAGCAGTGCCTTCAACTGCGCCACTTTGAGCACAACTATAGAGAG gtgaGGGCTCTGCTGGATCAGGTGTCTGAAAAACTTGCAACCTTCTCTGAAGTTGGGATCAGCCCAGCACATGCTGACCATATTTTTTGTGAACTCACCAGCTATGAGGAGAGAGTCTGT GAGGTGCTGGACAGAGCCTTGGCCTTGTCTCGTGAGGGTGATGAACTTATCCAGAACTCACACTATGCTGAAGACTCCATTCAGCCCAAATGCATTGAGCTCAGAACAACCAGCAACAATGTGAGCGGCAACTTCAGTACCAGAAAAGACCACCTCCTCAAAGCCATGGAGCTGCACCACTGTTTGGAGATG GCTTCTAAATGGGTTGATGATGGTATATACCTGCTGGCATCTCAGCCAGTAGACAAGTGTCAGTCACATGAGGGTGCTGAGTTAGCCCTGCAGGAGCTCGAGCGTTACTTGGATAATGCAGGCCAGAACCAGCTGACAGAACTTAGTATCATCTGGAAAGAATATGAGACTGTGCTCAACCAGCAGTTGAGG GATCAAGTAGAGAAGGTTTTCCAGAAGCAGGTGTCCATGCAAGAGATGTTTGACAAGAGGAGGGTCAGCCTGAAAAAGCTAGCAGCCAAACAGACCAGGCCAGTGCAGCCTGTAGCCCCCAGACCTGAGGCCTTCATCAAATCCCCTCTTAGTTCACCAG CACACAGAGCACTGCAGGAGAAAAACTGCTCAGAGACAGACTCTGGGAACAACTGTGTGAAA acTAACAGACATGCCTCtctgacagaggaggaggagaacctAGCAGTGCTTAGGAG ACATGTTATGAACGAGCTGCTGGAAACTGAGAGAGCATACGTAGaggagctgctctgtgtgttgcAG GGATATGCCTCTGAGATGGATAACCCAGCCATGTGTCACCTCATCCCTGCTCCTTTGCAGAACAAAAAGGATGTTCTGTTTGGCAACATGCTGGAAATTTACCACTTCCACAAGAG GACTTTTCTGAGGGAGTTGGAGCAGTACACTGACTGCCCAGAGTTGGTTGGAAGGTGTTTTCTTGAGAGG ATGACAGACCTGCAGATCTATGAGAAGTACTGTCACAACAAGCCTCGCTCTGAGAGCCTCTGGAGGCAGTGCTCAGACTGTGCCTTCTTCCAG GAGTGTCAGAAAAAACTGGAGCATAAGCTGGGTTTAGACTCCTATCTGCTGAAGCCTGTTCAGAGGATTACCAAATATCAGCTGCTACTGAAG GAGATGCTGAAATACAGCAAGGGGTGTGAGGGGGCAGATGACCTGCAGGAGGCGCTGACCTCCATCTTAGGCATCCTTAAGGCTGTCAATGACTCCATGCACCTCATTGCCATCACAGGATATGAG GGTAACCTGAGTGAGCTGGGCAAGCTGCTGATGCAGGGGTCATTCAGTGTGTGGACAGAGCACAAGAAAGGTCATGCCAAGGTTAAGGATCTGGCCCGTTTCAAGCCCATGCAGAGACACCTCTTTCTGCACGAGAAGGCCCTGCTGTTCTGCAAAAGGAGGGAAGAGAATGGGGAAGGCTATGAGAAAGCTCCCTCATACAGCTTCAAACAGTCTCTGAGT ATGAATGCTGTGGGCATTACTGAGAATGCAAAGGGAGACAACAAGAAGTTTGAAATATGGTGCAACTCCAGAGAAGAGGTTTATATTGTTCAG GCGCCATCAGCAGAAGTAAAAACCACTTGGGTCAATGAGATCAGGAAGGTTCTGACAACCCAGCTGGAGGCGTGTAGAG TTGCTGTCCCTGTTTTAGAAGCCAGCCAGCAGAGGGCACCAGATCAAGTTTTCCAGTTCCCTCCTGCATCCAGTGGAACACCAAGTATCAG TCCATTCAAGTCTGCTCAGAAGGGCTTTAaaaagggagaggagaagagagcgGACCCTTGCAGCCCTGATGCCCACTCCTCTTCTTCACCAAAGCAAACGGGAAAAG ATGAGGCTGTGACAAGCCCTACCTCAGACAGAGCTGCTGTGGCTAAAAAGCGCTTTACTTTACAGGGCTTCAGTAACCTCAAAGCTCAGAAAG GATCCCCCACCAGCCCTGATCACAAGACAAAGCGCCAGAGTGACCCTACACCTTTCGGCTTCAAAG ATGCAGGTCCTCCTCCCTTCCACCTGAGCAGGGCCAGGTGGTTGAGCACCTCTAATCTCTTACAGACAAAGTGGAGAG gCTGGAACAAGGCCTCCCTGTCAATGGATGCCTCGGAGGAGCATGATGGCTATTCCAGTGCTGAGGATCCTCTTAACTCTGACCCAGAAGACGACAACAGCAAGAAGCTG AGTGCAGGTAAATACACAGTAATGGCAGACTATGAGAGGGGGGGCCCTCAAGAGCTCTCGGTGAAGAGCGGAGATATGGTGCAGCTGGTCAGAGAGGGGGATGACAGACAATG GTTTGTACGTAACCTGAGTACCTCTAAGGAGGGCTGGATCACTGCTGCTAGTCTTATCACACTCATTGCAAAGTCCAAGTCTTGCCAGTCTCTCACCAGCTCAG AAGGCAGTGGCTCTGGCCACCTCAGCACTTCATCCAGTTGCAGCGAGACCTGCGCAAACTTCGACATCAAACCCTGA